In one Solanum dulcamara chromosome 1, daSolDulc1.2, whole genome shotgun sequence genomic region, the following are encoded:
- the LOC129894027 gene encoding uncharacterized protein LOC129894027, translated as MAEKDLLIQTEKWSNIEENNQQQKSRAMWIKLGDSNTKYFTVVMNERRYKKQIVELTSANGEKLVEVAAIQKETITFYQSLMGTAFQSTIAVNKNITKKVKEFLLTRKLHKALNCTSVTLLSKVPNPTSIKEYRPITCCIVLYKLIAKVLANRIDQVCKTTYQKVLYSLEESRMM; from the exons ATGGCAGAAAAGGATTTGTTAATCCAAACGGAGAAATGGAGTAATATTGAGGAGAACAATCAGCAACAAAAGTCCAGAGCTATGTGGATTAAATTGGGTGACTCAAATACTAAGTATTTTACAGTAGTGATGAATGAAAGAAGGTACAAGAAACAAATTGTAGAGCTTACTTCAGCAAATGGAGAAAAACTTGTGGAAGTAGCTGCAATTCAGAAGGAAACTATTACTTTCTATCAGTCTTTAATGGGAACTGCATTTCAAAGCACTATTGCAGTAAATAAGAATATTACGAAGAAAG TCAAGGAGTTCCTTCTTACTAGAAAGCTACACAAAGCATTGAACTGCACTTCTGTCACATTGTTGTCCAAAGTCCCTAACCCAACATCCATAAAGGAATATAGGCCAATAACATGTTGTATAGTGCTCTACAAGCTTATAGCAAAAGTGTTGGCCAATAGAATTGACCAG GTTTGCAAGACAACTTATCAAAAAGTGCTTTATAGTTTGGAGGAGTCTCGGATGATGTAA